From the genome of Eucalyptus grandis isolate ANBG69807.140 chromosome 2, ASM1654582v1, whole genome shotgun sequence, one region includes:
- the LOC104420382 gene encoding biotin carboxyl carrier protein of acetyl-CoA carboxylase, chloroplastic-like isoform X1: MASFSIPCPTSSASLASLHRGRLRSASASASKLVHGFFGVSPPGARSNLQFVQQLSSYSSRCRCRSRVPRANALSNEGSVAGAETDGEATKEEPRLPDAPSISAFMNQVADLVELVDSRDIVELQLKQADCEVTIRKKDALQQPPVAAPVYMGPPPSPQHLFPPQPPAAPVLPPAASKPVPSTPTPAAPAVKPSTPSHPPLKCPMAGTFYRSPAPGAPPFVKVGDKVQKGQVVCIIEAMKLMNEIEADQSGTVAEILVEDAKPVSLDTPLFIIAP; encoded by the exons ATGGCGTCCTTCTCCATCCCCTGCCCCACTTCCTCCGCCTCCCTCGCCTCCCTCCACCGCGGCCGACTCCGATCAGCCTCGGCCTCGGCCTCGAAGCTGGTGCACGGATTCTTCGGCGTGTCGCCGCCAGGAGCTCGTTCGAATCTCCAG TTCGTGCAGCAGCTGTCGAGCTACTCGAGCCGATGCCGATGCCGATCTCGCGTTCCAAGAGCGAATGCTCTTTCAAATGAG GGCTCTGTAGCGGGCGCTGAAACGGATGGAGAGGCGACGAAGGAGGAGCCTCGCCTGCCCGATGCGCCGTCCATTTCGGCTTTCATGAATCAAGTGGCGGACCTCGTTGA GTTAGTCGATTCACGAGACATCGTCGAGCTGCAACTAAAGCAGGCGGACTGTGAGGTCACCATCAGGAAAAAGGATGCCCTCCAACAGCCGCCTGTTGCGGCTCCCGTTTATATGGGGCCACCCCCTTCTCCACAACACCTGTTTCCTCCACAACCCCCGGCGGCACCAGTCCTCCCTCCTGCTGCTTCTAAGCCAGTTCCTTCAACGCCCACTCCGGCAGCACCGGCTGTAAAGCCAAGCACACCATCACATCCGCCACTCAAATGCCCCATGGCTGGAACATTCTATCGATCTCCTGCTCCAGGCGCACCTCCTTTTGTCAAG GTTGGAGACAAGGTTCAGAAGGGTCAGGTTGTATGCATTATTGAGGCCATGAAGTTGATGAATGAGATTGAA GCTGATCAAAGTGGAACTGTGGCTGAAATACTTGTAGAGGATGCAAAACCTGTTAGCTTGGACACt CCTTTGTTTATCATTGCGCCTTGA
- the LOC104420382 gene encoding biotin carboxyl carrier protein of acetyl-CoA carboxylase 2, chloroplastic-like isoform X3, with protein MASFSIPCPTSSASLASLHRGRLRSASASASKLVHGFFGVSPPGARSNLQLSSYSSRCRCRSRVPRANALSNEGSVAGAETDGEATKEEPRLPDAPSISAFMNQVADLVELVDSRDIVELQLKQADCEVTIRKKDALQQPPVAAPVYMGPPPSPQHLFPPQPPAAPVLPPAASKPVPSTPTPAAPAVKPSTPSHPPLKCPMAGTFYRSPAPGAPPFVKVGDKVQKGQVVCIIEAMKLMNEIEADQSGTVAEILVEDAKPVSLDTPLFIIAP; from the exons ATGGCGTCCTTCTCCATCCCCTGCCCCACTTCCTCCGCCTCCCTCGCCTCCCTCCACCGCGGCCGACTCCGATCAGCCTCGGCCTCGGCCTCGAAGCTGGTGCACGGATTCTTCGGCGTGTCGCCGCCAGGAGCTCGTTCGAATCTCCAG CTGTCGAGCTACTCGAGCCGATGCCGATGCCGATCTCGCGTTCCAAGAGCGAATGCTCTTTCAAATGAG GGCTCTGTAGCGGGCGCTGAAACGGATGGAGAGGCGACGAAGGAGGAGCCTCGCCTGCCCGATGCGCCGTCCATTTCGGCTTTCATGAATCAAGTGGCGGACCTCGTTGA GTTAGTCGATTCACGAGACATCGTCGAGCTGCAACTAAAGCAGGCGGACTGTGAGGTCACCATCAGGAAAAAGGATGCCCTCCAACAGCCGCCTGTTGCGGCTCCCGTTTATATGGGGCCACCCCCTTCTCCACAACACCTGTTTCCTCCACAACCCCCGGCGGCACCAGTCCTCCCTCCTGCTGCTTCTAAGCCAGTTCCTTCAACGCCCACTCCGGCAGCACCGGCTGTAAAGCCAAGCACACCATCACATCCGCCACTCAAATGCCCCATGGCTGGAACATTCTATCGATCTCCTGCTCCAGGCGCACCTCCTTTTGTCAAG GTTGGAGACAAGGTTCAGAAGGGTCAGGTTGTATGCATTATTGAGGCCATGAAGTTGATGAATGAGATTGAA GCTGATCAAAGTGGAACTGTGGCTGAAATACTTGTAGAGGATGCAAAACCTGTTAGCTTGGACACt CCTTTGTTTATCATTGCGCCTTGA
- the LOC104420372 gene encoding UDP-glycosyltransferase 83A1: MERRPHVVAIPFPAQGHVGPLLKLSRQVAHHGIRVTFVNTESVHARMLEASGDDDRRWDGIEMVTIPDGMEEVKDPRDIEKVAEMRAKVMSCHFEELLRKMNSSRDERVACIVADATLGWAFEVAEKMGIKRALFWPAAVPGLVLSLSLPHLVEAGVIDDCGSAPSDTAIQFSPKLPAVKAVDFVWRCPGDQRMQEIVFRHAMGVTKPVRISNWLLCNSFYELDPIACGLIPELLPVGPLTSTDCLGNFWAEDRTCLNWLDLQPCKSVIYVAFGSLAAFGQNQFEELALGLELSGHPFLWVVRSGFTDVDKIKYPDGFLERVSDRAKIVSWVPQEKVLAHPSVSCFVTHCGWNSTMEGISNGVPFLCWPCFADQFYNRSYICDALRVGLDLKAGEAEIISRHKIQAQLEQLLSDVQIKENAERLRGMARRSVSEGGSSSANIQHFVEQLKRCSEAVRHCD; the protein is encoded by the exons ATGGAAAGGCGGCCGCACGTCGTGGCGATACCCTTCCCGGCACAGGGCCATGTGGGGCCTCTCCTGAAGCTGTCGCGCCAGGTTGCCCATCACGGGATCAGGGTGACGTTCGTAAACACGGAGTCCGTCCATGCTCGAATGCTCGAAGCATCGGGGGACGATGATCGTCGTTGGGACGGGATCGAGATGGTGACCATTCCGGATGGCATGGAAGAGGTTAAGGACCCGAGGGACATAGAGAAGGTTGCTGAGATGAGGGCGAAGGTCATGTCCTGTCATTTTGAGGAGCTTCTGAGGAAGATGAATTCGTCTCGGGATGAAAGGGTCGCTTGCATCGTAGCCGACGCGACTCTCGGGTGGGCTTTCGAGGTCGCCGAGAAAATGGGGATCAAGAGGGCCTTGTTCTGGCCAGCTGCCGTACCAGGCCTGGTCTTATCGCTCTCTCTCCCACATCTCGTCGAGGCCGGCGTAATCGACGACTGCG GATCTGCTCCTTCGGACACGGCGATCCAGTTCTCGCCGAAACTTCCTGCCGTGAAAGCTGTGGATTTCGTATGGCGCTGTCCAGGTGACCAAAGAATGCAGGAGATCGTATTCAGACATGCTATGGGCGTGACTAAGCCTGTCCGAATCTCGAACTGGCTTCTCTGCAACTCATTCTACGAGCTTGATCCCATCGCTTGCGGATTGATCCCCGAACTACTACCAGTCGGGCCGTTAACTTCTACCGATTGCCTCGGAAACTTTTGGGCCGAGGACCGCACTTGCCTGAACTGGCTCGACCTGCAACCTTGCAAGTCAGTCATATATGTTGCCTTCGGAAGTCTAGCGGCTTTCGGCCAAAACCAGTTCGAAGAGCTAGCCCTGGGACTCGAGCTTTCAGGCCACCCCTTCTTGTGGGTAGTGAGGTCGGGCTTCACTGACGTGGACAAGATCAAGTACCCAGACGGGTTCTTGGAGAGGGTATCGGATAGAGCCAAAATAGTGTCGTGGGTACCGCAAGAAAAGGTCCTCGCTCATCCCTCGGTATCTTGTTTCGTGACGCACTGTGGTTGGAACTCGACCATGGAGGGCATAAGCAACGGCGTGCCCTTCCTCTGCTGGCCCTGCTTCGCGGATCAGTTCTACAACAGGAGCTACATATGCGACGCACTGAGGGTGGGATTAGACTTGAAGGCAGGGGAGGCAGAGATCATTTCCAGGCACAAAATACAGGCTCAACTAGAACAGCTGCTCTCTGATGTGCAGATAAAGGAAAATGCAGAAAGGCTCAGAGGAATGGCCAGAAGAAGTGTTTCTGAAGGGGGATCCTCCTCTGCAAACATCCAGCATTTTGTTGAACAGCTGAAACGTTGTTCAGAAGCAGTCCGTCACTGTGACTAA
- the LOC104420423 gene encoding flavonoid 3'-monooxygenase translates to MTPSSLILATVAISVILYSLLSYLARPSRPLPPGPKPWPLVGNLPHLGPMPHQSMAALARAYGPLLHLRLGLVDVVVASSASVASQFLKTHEANFLSRPPHSAAKHLSYNYQDLVSLPYGPRWRMLRKISSIHLFSGKALDDYRHVRHEEVVVLTHALAHVSSTPKKLAQLLNVCTANVLGRVMLGKRVFGDGNGGGDPRADEFKSMVVESMELLGVFNISDLVPALQRFDLQGVMAKTKTLHKRFDAFLTAIVEEHKAGMGKAGSKHNDLLSTLISSRDIADEEGGKLTDDQIKAFLLTMFTAGTDTSSSTTEWAIAELIRRPDILVRVQEEIDSVVGRDRLVTELDLPRLTYLQAVVKETFRLHPPTPLSIPRVGAEGCEINGYHIPKGAKLLVNVWAIARDPDAWAEPLVFRPERFLPGGEKPNADVRGNDFEIIPFGAGRRICIGMSMGLRMVQLMTATLAHAFDWELAGGVSPEKLNMDEAYGLTLQRAEPLSVHPKPRLASHVYKALS, encoded by the exons ATGACGCCTTCCTCTCTCATTCTGGCCACAGTAGCCATCTCCGTCATCCTCTACTCCCTCCTCAGCTACCTCGCTCGGCCCTCCCGCCCTCTCCCACCCGGCCCGAAGCCATGGCCCCTCGTCGGGAATCTGCCCCACCTCGGCCCCATGCCCCACCAATCCATGGCAGCCCTAGCCCGAGCCTACGGGCCGCTCCTGCACCTACGGCTCGGGCTCGTCGACGTGGTGGTGGCCTCGTCGGCCTCCGTGGCATCCCAATTCCTGAAGACCCACGAAGCCAACTTCTTAAGCCGCCCGCCCCACTCCGCGGCGAAGCACCTCTCGTACAACTACCAGGACCTGGTGTCCTTGCCGTACGGACCAAGGTGGCGGATGTTGAGGAAGATAAGCTCCATCCACCTCTTCTCCGGCAAGGCTCTTGATGATTATAGACATGTTCGCCAT GAAGAGGTTGTCGTACTGACGCATGCGCTGGCACATGTGAGCTCGACCCCGAAGAAACTGGCCCAACTGCTCAACGTGTGCACGGCGAACGTGCTGGGGCGGGTGATGCTGGGGAAGAGGGTGTTTGGGGACGGGAACGGCGGGGGCGACCCAAGGGCGGACGAGTTCAAGTCGATGGTGGTGGAGTCGATGGAGCTGCTGGGCGTGTTCAACATCAGCGACCTGGTCCCGGCCCTCCAGCGGTTCGACCTCCAGGGGGTCATGGCCAAGACGAAGACGCTGCACAAGCGCTTCGACGCCTTCCTGACGGCCATCGTGGAGGAGCACAAGGCCGGCATGGGCAAGGCCGGGAGTAAGCACAACGACTTGTTGAGTACTCTGATCTCTTCCAGGGATATTGCTGATGAGGAAGGAGGGAAGCTCACGGACGACCAGATCAAAGCATTTCTTCTA ACCATGTTCACGGCGGGCACCGACACTTCCTCCAGCACTACCGAGTGGGCCATCGCCGAGCTCATCCGTCGCCCCGACATCCTGGTTCGGGTCCAGGAAGAGATCGACTCCGTGGTGGGACGAGACCGCCTCGTGACCGAGCTCGACCTGCCCCGCCTGACGTACCTCCAAGCTGTGGTCAAGGAGACCTTCCGGCTCCACCCGCCCACTCCTCTATCCATCCCGCGGGTCGGGGCCGAGGGCTGCGAGATCAACGGCTACCACATCCCCAAAGGCGCCAAGCTGCTAGTGAACGTGTGGGCCATAGCCCGTGACCCCGACGCTTGGGCCGAGCCCCTGGTGTTCCGGCCGGAGAGGTTCCTACCGGGTGGCGAGAAGCCTAATGCCGATGTGAGGGGTAACGATTTCGAGATCATCCCGTTCGGAGCGGGGCGGAGGATATGCATCGGAATGAGCATGGGCTTGAGGATGGTTCAACTCATGACCGCGACGTTGGCCCACGCTTTTGACTGGGAGCTGGCCGGTGGGGTCTCGCCGGAGAAGCTGAACATGGACGAAGCTTACGGGCTCACCTTACAACGGGCCGAGCCGCTGTCGGTCCACCCGAAACCAAGGCTCGCCTCCCATGTCTACAAGGCATTGAGTTGA
- the LOC104420405 gene encoding 40S ribosomal protein S19-3-like, whose protein sequence is MAAPARTVKDVSPHEFVKAYAAHLKRSGKMELPHWTDIVKTGTFKELAPYDPDWYYIRAASMARKIYLRGGLGVGAFRRIYGGSKRNGSRPPHFCKSSGSIARHILQQLETMNIVDADPKGGRLITSTGRRDLDQVAGRIVIPQ, encoded by the exons ATGGCGGCACCGGCGAGGACAGTGAAGGACGTGTCGCCCCACGAGTTCGTCAAGGCGTACGCCGCTCACCTCAAGCGGTCCGGCAAg ATGGAGCTTCCTCACTGGACTGATATAGTGAAGACCGGTACCTTCAAGGAGCTCGCTCCGTACGACCCTGATTGGTACTACATCAGAGCCG CTTCCATGGCCAGGAAGATCTATCTGAGGGGAGGTCTGGGGGTTGGTGCTTTCCGTAGGATTTATGGCGGGAGCAAGAGGAATGGCAGCCGCCCGCCGCATTTTTGCAAGAGCAGCGGCTCTATTGCGCGCCACATACTCCAGCAATTGGAGACCATGAACATCGTCGACGCCGACCCTAAGGG CGGAAGGCTAATCACATCCACCGGCCGGCGGGATCTGGATCAAGTCGCCGGAAGGATCGTCATCCCCCAATGA
- the LOC104420382 gene encoding biotin carboxyl carrier protein of acetyl-CoA carboxylase 2, chloroplastic-like isoform X2, with amino-acid sequence MASFSIPCPTSSASLASLHRGRLRSASASASKLVHGFFGVSPPGARSNLQQLSSYSSRCRCRSRVPRANALSNEGSVAGAETDGEATKEEPRLPDAPSISAFMNQVADLVELVDSRDIVELQLKQADCEVTIRKKDALQQPPVAAPVYMGPPPSPQHLFPPQPPAAPVLPPAASKPVPSTPTPAAPAVKPSTPSHPPLKCPMAGTFYRSPAPGAPPFVKVGDKVQKGQVVCIIEAMKLMNEIEADQSGTVAEILVEDAKPVSLDTPLFIIAP; translated from the exons ATGGCGTCCTTCTCCATCCCCTGCCCCACTTCCTCCGCCTCCCTCGCCTCCCTCCACCGCGGCCGACTCCGATCAGCCTCGGCCTCGGCCTCGAAGCTGGTGCACGGATTCTTCGGCGTGTCGCCGCCAGGAGCTCGTTCGAATCTCCAG CAGCTGTCGAGCTACTCGAGCCGATGCCGATGCCGATCTCGCGTTCCAAGAGCGAATGCTCTTTCAAATGAG GGCTCTGTAGCGGGCGCTGAAACGGATGGAGAGGCGACGAAGGAGGAGCCTCGCCTGCCCGATGCGCCGTCCATTTCGGCTTTCATGAATCAAGTGGCGGACCTCGTTGA GTTAGTCGATTCACGAGACATCGTCGAGCTGCAACTAAAGCAGGCGGACTGTGAGGTCACCATCAGGAAAAAGGATGCCCTCCAACAGCCGCCTGTTGCGGCTCCCGTTTATATGGGGCCACCCCCTTCTCCACAACACCTGTTTCCTCCACAACCCCCGGCGGCACCAGTCCTCCCTCCTGCTGCTTCTAAGCCAGTTCCTTCAACGCCCACTCCGGCAGCACCGGCTGTAAAGCCAAGCACACCATCACATCCGCCACTCAAATGCCCCATGGCTGGAACATTCTATCGATCTCCTGCTCCAGGCGCACCTCCTTTTGTCAAG GTTGGAGACAAGGTTCAGAAGGGTCAGGTTGTATGCATTATTGAGGCCATGAAGTTGATGAATGAGATTGAA GCTGATCAAAGTGGAACTGTGGCTGAAATACTTGTAGAGGATGCAAAACCTGTTAGCTTGGACACt CCTTTGTTTATCATTGCGCCTTGA